A stretch of Ligilactobacillus faecis DNA encodes these proteins:
- a CDS encoding ECF transporter S component: MKKKKKTLRIALLALFTAIIILQNFIPFLGYIPLGVLNLTIIHVTVIIAALLLGPKDGAIVGGIWGTITFIRAFVWPTSPIAPIVFVNPLISILPRILIGVVAGYAFIWAKKSFHSKIFAASLASVLGSLTNTFLVLGQIYLFYRGQSQVMYGLDTAALMPYLLGLVLTNGIPEALIAAIVSPAVALPLAKRIK; encoded by the coding sequence TTGAAAAAAAAGAAAAAAACATTACGGATCGCTTTGTTAGCATTATTTACAGCGATCATTATCTTACAAAACTTTATCCCTTTTTTAGGTTATATCCCATTAGGAGTGCTCAATTTGACGATCATTCACGTGACTGTCATTATCGCTGCCCTTTTGCTTGGACCAAAAGATGGGGCGATCGTTGGGGGAATCTGGGGGACGATCACCTTTATCCGAGCCTTTGTTTGGCCAACAAGTCCGATCGCCCCGATCGTGTTTGTCAACCCTTTGATCTCGATCTTACCACGGATCTTGATCGGAGTCGTTGCCGGATATGCCTTTATTTGGGCTAAAAAAAGCTTTCACTCAAAGATCTTTGCAGCTAGTCTAGCGAGTGTTTTAGGTTCTTTGACAAATACGTTTTTAGTTTTAGGCCAGATCTATCTTTTTTATCGGGGGCAATCACAAGTGATGTATGGTTTAGATACAGCAGCGTTGATGCCATACCTTTTAGGTCTAGTCTTGACGAACGGGATACCTGAAGCACTGATCGCGGCTATTGTTTCTCCGGCGGTGGCTTTGCCATTAGCCAAACGGATCAAGTAA